From one Catellatospora sp. IY07-71 genomic stretch:
- a CDS encoding response regulator, producing MTKVLIIDDEPQILRAMRINLKARGYDVEPAADGATALRAASSYLPDVIVLDLGLPDMDGVEVIRGLRGWSATPIIVLSGRTGSDDKVEALDAGADDYVTKPFGVDELLARIRAVTRRHAAAPDSRRFVRVGRFELDVADHQIRGGDIRLTPTEWQLLAALLRNPGKLVSQRQLLHDIWGPQYATETNYLRQYMAQLRRKLEADPAHPRQLLTEPGMGYRFVPADELPA from the coding sequence ATGACGAAAGTCCTCATCATCGACGACGAACCGCAGATCCTGCGTGCGATGCGCATCAACCTCAAAGCCCGTGGCTACGACGTCGAGCCGGCCGCCGACGGCGCCACGGCGCTGCGGGCCGCAAGCTCGTACCTGCCCGACGTGATCGTGCTCGACCTCGGCCTGCCCGACATGGACGGCGTCGAGGTCATCCGGGGCCTGCGCGGCTGGTCGGCGACACCGATCATCGTGCTGTCCGGGCGCACCGGCAGCGACGACAAGGTCGAGGCCCTCGACGCCGGAGCCGACGACTACGTCACCAAGCCCTTCGGCGTCGACGAGCTGCTCGCCCGCATCCGCGCCGTGACCCGCCGCCACGCCGCCGCCCCGGACTCCCGGCGGTTCGTCCGCGTCGGCAGGTTCGAACTCGACGTCGCCGACCACCAGATCCGCGGCGGCGACATACGCCTGACCCCGACGGAATGGCAGCTGCTGGCCGCGCTGCTCCGCAACCCCGGCAAGCTCGTCAGCCAGCGGCAGCTGCTGCACGACATCTGGGGCCCGCAGTACGCCACCGAAACCAACTACCTGCGCCAGTACATGGCCCAGCTGCGCCGCAAGCTCGAAGCCGACCCCGCCCACCCCCGCCAGCTGCTGACCGAACCGGGCATGGGCTACCGGTTCGTGCCCGCCGA
- a CDS encoding TetR/AcrR family transcriptional regulator — protein MDREPGGRRGRTRALLLECALNLFEQQGYERTTVGQIAAAAGVTEMTFFRHFAAKERVVVEDPYDPVIADAVAAQPRTMPPLARAVAGLRAAWERLPEPESTTVRRRVRVAAATPSLRAAISANNAATEQILVDQLVADGADPGSARVAAAAVLAGITAALLDWSQRDGIALTDVVSAALDTLAGRR, from the coding sequence GTGGACAGGGAACCAGGGGGCCGCCGAGGCCGCACCCGCGCGCTCCTGCTGGAGTGCGCACTGAATCTGTTCGAGCAGCAGGGATACGAGCGGACGACCGTCGGCCAGATCGCCGCGGCTGCCGGGGTGACCGAGATGACGTTCTTCCGCCACTTCGCCGCCAAGGAGCGCGTGGTGGTCGAAGACCCGTATGACCCGGTCATCGCCGACGCCGTCGCGGCCCAGCCCCGCACGATGCCGCCGCTTGCCAGAGCGGTCGCGGGCTTGCGCGCCGCCTGGGAGCGGCTGCCGGAGCCGGAGAGCACCACCGTCCGGCGGCGGGTGCGTGTCGCCGCGGCCACGCCGTCACTGCGTGCGGCGATCTCAGCGAACAACGCCGCCACCGAACAGATCCTCGTCGACCAGCTCGTGGCCGACGGCGCCGACCCCGGCTCGGCACGGGTCGCGGCCGCCGCGGTGCTGGCCGGCATCACCGCCGCGCTGCTGGACTGGTCCCAGCGCGACGGCATCGCCTTGACCGACGTGGTGTCGGCGGCGCTGGACACTCTGGCGGGACGGCGATGA
- a CDS encoding ABC transporter ATP-binding protein has protein sequence MTAPRIEVRGLTRLFRGGAGVRGIDLDVIAGEIHALVGLNGAGKTTLMRLLLGMLRPAAGAVRIDGQPLNTADWSNVGHLVETPLAYGELDGRTNLMLSARLHGAGADRAARMVGDVLTELNLTRYAAVRARRMSLGNRQRLGLAAALQHRPRVVVLDEPTNALDPAGVILLREALVRRAADGAGVLVSSHHLDEVARVAHRITVINAGRVIGTLDPRGVDIERSFFALVHADDTPADRSPR, from the coding sequence ATGACGGCGCCCCGTATCGAGGTGCGCGGCCTGACGCGGCTGTTCCGCGGCGGCGCCGGCGTTCGCGGCATCGATCTCGACGTGATCGCAGGTGAGATCCACGCCCTGGTGGGCCTCAACGGTGCGGGCAAGACCACGCTCATGCGGCTCCTGCTCGGCATGCTGCGACCGGCCGCAGGCGCCGTACGCATCGACGGGCAGCCGCTGAACACCGCCGACTGGTCGAACGTCGGACACCTGGTGGAGACTCCCCTGGCCTACGGCGAACTGGACGGCCGGACGAACCTGATGCTCAGCGCACGCCTGCACGGCGCGGGCGCCGACCGAGCGGCGCGGATGGTCGGCGATGTCCTGACCGAGCTGAATCTCACCCGGTACGCCGCCGTTCGGGCACGCCGGATGTCGCTGGGCAACCGGCAGCGCCTCGGCCTGGCCGCCGCGCTGCAGCACCGCCCTCGGGTCGTGGTGCTCGACGAGCCCACCAACGCGCTGGACCCGGCCGGGGTCATCCTGCTGCGCGAGGCGCTGGTGCGACGCGCCGCCGACGGCGCCGGGGTGCTGGTGTCCAGCCACCATCTCGACGAGGTGGCCCGGGTGGCGCACCGCATCACCGTCATCAACGCCGGCCGCGTGATCGGGACCCTGGACCCGCGCGGCGTCGACATCGAGAGGTCCTTCTTCGCGCTCGTCCACGCCGACGACACGCCCGCCGATCGGAGCCCGCGGTGA
- a CDS encoding ABC transporter permease: MNLSMLATAVAVEGRKAAASRVLTSAALLLIGGVAALAAATVAAAGGGDEQLAAKLGPLAAAGGWPAVLNVATQVTAAAGLLAFGVGLSWMFGREFTDGTITGLFGLPVTRPALASAKLIVFVLWAAATATALTLAVALVGFAVTRQAPQPADWAGLGRLLALAVMTAALAVPAAWAATLGRGLLPAMATIVALMAVTQIIVVAGAGGGWFPRRHRRCGPCCPQRWGWPSCCPRQSFRSSSRR, from the coding sequence GTGAACCTGTCCATGCTGGCGACCGCCGTCGCCGTCGAAGGCCGCAAAGCGGCCGCCTCCCGCGTCCTGACCAGCGCCGCGCTCCTGCTGATCGGCGGCGTCGCCGCTCTTGCCGCGGCCACCGTCGCGGCCGCGGGCGGCGGCGACGAGCAGCTCGCCGCCAAGCTCGGGCCGCTGGCTGCCGCAGGTGGGTGGCCGGCCGTGTTGAACGTGGCCACGCAGGTCACCGCAGCGGCCGGGCTGCTGGCCTTCGGGGTCGGTTTGAGCTGGATGTTCGGCCGCGAGTTCACCGACGGCACCATCACCGGCCTGTTCGGCCTGCCCGTCACCCGGCCCGCGCTCGCTTCGGCGAAACTCATCGTGTTCGTGCTGTGGGCCGCGGCGACCGCGACGGCACTGACCCTGGCCGTCGCGCTGGTCGGCTTCGCCGTCACGCGTCAGGCGCCGCAACCGGCCGACTGGGCGGGCCTGGGTCGCCTGCTCGCCCTGGCCGTGATGACCGCGGCACTCGCCGTTCCCGCGGCCTGGGCCGCCACGCTCGGCCGCGGGCTGCTTCCGGCGATGGCGACCATCGTCGCCCTGATGGCCGTCACCCAGATCATCGTCGTGGCCGGTGCGGGCGGCGGCTGGTTCCCCCGGCGGCACCGGCGCTGTGGGCCTTGCTGCCCGCAACGGTGGGGGTGGCCGAGCTGCTGTCCGCGGCAGTCTTTCCGGTCGTCTTCACGGCGCTGA
- a CDS encoding peptidylprolyl isomerase — MRNKLIRFTVTGLVAGLLSATAAATPAAADPAPRTTKGPCQYAETPDDPPARPVGLPFDPRHQQTWNTHVVLNTSHGKITMTLDAAKAPCTVQSFEHLILHRFYNNTSCHRLTAYPTLKVLQCGDPSGTGSGGPGYQYKDELPTDLPPVPDRPGRVYYPRGTLAMANAGPNTNGSQFFLVYADSILRPNYTVFGTIDEAGMAALDAIAAGGIQPTPEDPAPVDGAPALPADIQRACVHLFPLPFC; from the coding sequence ATGCGAAACAAATTGATCCGGTTCACCGTCACCGGACTCGTCGCCGGGCTGCTGTCCGCCACGGCCGCGGCCACCCCCGCCGCGGCCGACCCGGCACCCCGGACCACCAAGGGCCCCTGCCAGTACGCCGAAACCCCGGACGACCCGCCGGCCCGGCCGGTGGGGCTGCCCTTCGACCCGCGACACCAGCAGACCTGGAACACCCACGTCGTGCTCAACACCAGCCACGGCAAGATCACGATGACGCTGGACGCCGCCAAGGCGCCCTGCACCGTGCAGAGCTTCGAGCACCTGATCCTGCACCGGTTCTACAACAACACGAGCTGCCACCGGCTGACGGCGTACCCGACGCTGAAGGTGCTGCAGTGCGGCGACCCGTCCGGCACCGGCAGCGGCGGCCCCGGCTACCAGTACAAGGACGAACTGCCCACCGACCTGCCGCCCGTGCCCGACCGGCCCGGCCGCGTCTACTACCCGCGCGGCACCCTGGCCATGGCCAACGCCGGGCCGAACACCAACGGCAGCCAGTTCTTCCTGGTCTACGCCGACTCGATCCTGCGGCCCAACTACACCGTCTTCGGCACCATCGACGAAGCCGGAATGGCCGCCCTGGACGCGATCGCCGCCGGCGGCATCCAGCCGACTCCCGAAGACCCCGCGCCGGTGGACGGTGCGCCCGCGCTGCCCGCCGACATCCAGCGCGCCTGCGTACACCTGTTCCCGCTGCCGTTCTGCTGA
- a CDS encoding beta-ketoacyl-ACP synthase III — MAPDQGIPAYPRRPPIANQESSPMPPQTPAEIMQSGRVPAPAGREIAVPDQAPHAQIIGLGAYRPRRVVTNQELCTFVDSTDEWIRTRTGITERRWAEPDETLVAMSVQAAAAALADAGIAASDVGCVVLATVTHLEQTPSAAALIAHRLGAVNAAAFDISAGCAGFCHAVALGRDMVQGGSAGHVLVIGAERISDFIDRQDRTTAFIFGDGAGAVVIGPARRPGIGPVVWGADGSQYGVIGQTRDWKAFMDDPTGPRPFIQMSGQQVFRWASYEMVSVANRALQAAGITVDELDAFIPHQANMRIIDAMIKALKLPEGVPVARDIAEMGNTSAASVPLAMERMRRDGEVPRGGTALLVGFGAGLSYAAQVVRLPWG, encoded by the coding sequence TTGGCCCCGGACCAGGGCATCCCCGCGTATCCTAGGCGACCCCCCATCGCGAACCAGGAGTCGTCACCCATGCCACCCCAGACGCCAGCCGAGATCATGCAGAGTGGGCGGGTGCCGGCGCCGGCAGGCCGCGAGATCGCCGTTCCGGACCAGGCCCCGCACGCTCAGATCATCGGCCTCGGCGCGTACCGTCCGCGCCGCGTCGTCACGAACCAGGAACTCTGCACCTTCGTCGACTCGACCGACGAATGGATCAGGACGCGGACCGGGATCACGGAGCGTCGCTGGGCCGAACCCGACGAGACCCTGGTGGCCATGTCCGTCCAGGCGGCTGCCGCGGCGCTGGCCGACGCCGGGATCGCCGCATCCGATGTCGGCTGCGTGGTGCTGGCCACGGTGACCCACCTGGAGCAGACCCCGTCGGCCGCCGCACTGATCGCACACCGGCTCGGAGCTGTCAACGCCGCGGCATTCGACATCTCGGCCGGGTGCGCCGGATTCTGTCACGCGGTGGCGCTCGGCCGGGACATGGTCCAGGGCGGCAGCGCCGGTCATGTCCTGGTCATCGGTGCGGAGCGGATCTCGGACTTCATCGACAGGCAGGACCGGACGACGGCCTTCATCTTCGGGGACGGAGCGGGCGCCGTGGTGATCGGCCCGGCACGACGACCGGGCATCGGCCCGGTCGTGTGGGGCGCGGACGGCAGCCAGTACGGGGTGATCGGCCAGACCCGCGACTGGAAGGCGTTCATGGACGACCCCACCGGTCCGCGGCCCTTCATCCAGATGTCCGGGCAGCAGGTGTTCCGCTGGGCCTCCTACGAGATGGTGTCCGTGGCGAACCGGGCGCTGCAGGCCGCGGGCATCACCGTGGACGAGCTCGACGCCTTCATCCCGCACCAGGCCAACATGCGGATCATCGACGCGATGATCAAAGCGCTCAAGCTCCCTGAGGGCGTGCCGGTGGCCCGCGACATCGCCGAGATGGGCAACACCTCCGCCGCCTCGGTGCCGCTGGCGATGGAGCGGATGCGGCGTGACGGTGAAGTCCCCCGCGGCGGGACGGCGTTGCTCGTGGGATTCGGCGCGGGGCTCTCCTACGCCGCACAGGTCGTGCGGCTGCCCTGGGGCTGA